Within Cellulophaga sp. L1A9, the genomic segment AATTTCCAATTTAGGAAAAGTTTTACAGTAATTTATGCTTGGAAGTATTATCCAAGATATGTTTTTAATATTTTACTTCTAGACGTATGTTTTAATCTACGGATTGCTTTTTCTTTAATTTGACGTACACGTTCTCTTGTTAGGTCAAATGTTTCACCAATTTCTTCAAGGGTCATAGAATGCTGCCCTGCAAGTCCAAAATACAAACGAATGACATCTGCTTCTCTTGGAGTTAAGGTTTCTAGTGCTCTTTCTATTTCCGTACGTAAAGACTCATGTAATAATTCTCTATCTGGATTAGGCGACTCACCACTACGCAATACATCGTAAAGGTTAGAATCTTCACCATCAATTAAAGGAGCATCCATAGAGACGTGACGACCAGAGTTTTTCAATGATTGTTTTACATCTTCAACAGTCATGTCTAATTCTTTTGCAATTTCTTCTGGTGAAGGTTGGCGTTCATGCGCCTGCTCCAAGAAGGCAAAAGTTTTATTAATCTTGTTTATAGATCCAATTTTGTTCAATGGTAAACGAACAATACGAGATTGTTCTGCTAATGCTTGTAAGATAGATTGACGAATCCACCATACAGCGTAAGAGATAAATTTAAAACCACGCGTTTCATCAAAACGTTGTGCGGCTTTAATAAGACCAAGGTTACCTTCATTAATTAAATCTGGAAGCGTAAGTCCTTGGTTTTGGTATTGTTTTGCAACAGATACCACGAACCTTAAGTTTGCTTTGGTTAATTTTTCCAAAGCTGCTTGATCACCTTTT encodes:
- a CDS encoding RNA polymerase sigma factor RpoD/SigA; the protein is MRQLKITKQVTNRETASLDKYLQEIGKVDLITADEEVELAQRIKKGDQAALEKLTKANLRFVVSVAKQYQNQGLTLPDLINEGNLGLIKAAQRFDETRGFKFISYAVWWIRQSILQALAEQSRIVRLPLNKIGSINKINKTFAFLEQAHERQPSPEEIAKELDMTVEDVKQSLKNSGRHVSMDAPLIDGEDSNLYDVLRSGESPNPDRELLHESLRTEIERALETLTPREADVIRLYFGLAGQHSMTLEEIGETFDLTRERVRQIKEKAIRRLKHTSRSKILKTYLG